A genomic window from Shewanella vesiculosa includes:
- a CDS encoding MFS transporter: MPELILNHRSDAQTRLIWALCIASIVVYINLYTVQGMLPSIAENFGVSGAQATLVLSVTSFTLAFSLLFYAVLSDRIGRLAPIVLSLWLLAASNILLVFAQTFDDLLMVRLLQGILLAAVPAISMAYFKEQLAPSFMLKAAAVYIMANSMGGIAGRIFGGLMAQNLSWQSSMGLVFVVTLIGVALVTYLLPRKEIKPTVIKQKVSLLRKVKQDIDGFMFHLSDPQMRLAYMVGGLAFMMMVNQFSFIQLHIMAEPYGLSRFNATLIFLCYSSGTFASYLSAKWIMRYGSMPLFRVALCLMVAGTSLTLVDTLAAIVIGFLISACGFFLTHSCCNSFVAIRATSHRAKATSLYLCCYYLGASLGGPYLMLFWHKAEWNGVVVGSMTLLALLLVAIWRLGIHQQHAADVSIAD; the protein is encoded by the coding sequence ATGCCAGAGCTGATCTTGAATCATCGTTCGGATGCGCAAACGCGCTTAATTTGGGCTTTGTGTATCGCTTCTATTGTGGTTTATATTAATTTGTACACAGTGCAAGGCATGCTGCCGTCAATTGCTGAGAATTTTGGCGTGTCGGGTGCACAAGCGACTTTGGTACTTTCTGTTACCAGCTTTACCCTAGCATTTTCATTGCTTTTTTATGCCGTGTTGTCTGACAGAATAGGGCGGTTAGCCCCGATAGTGCTCAGTTTATGGCTATTAGCAGCATCGAATATTTTGTTAGTTTTTGCCCAAACGTTTGATGATTTACTTATGGTGCGCTTGTTACAGGGAATTTTGTTAGCGGCGGTGCCCGCAATTTCGATGGCATATTTTAAAGAGCAATTGGCGCCTTCTTTTATGCTCAAAGCCGCTGCTGTATACATAATGGCTAACAGTATGGGCGGCATTGCAGGGCGAATTTTTGGCGGTTTAATGGCACAAAACTTGTCATGGCAATCGTCTATGGGGTTGGTCTTTGTGGTAACGCTAATAGGGGTTGCATTGGTGACATACTTATTACCACGCAAAGAGATAAAACCTACAGTGATTAAGCAGAAAGTGTCTTTACTGCGTAAGGTAAAACAAGACATCGATGGTTTTATGTTTCACTTATCTGATCCGCAAATGCGTTTGGCCTATATGGTTGGTGGCTTAGCCTTTATGATGATGGTCAATCAGTTTAGCTTTATTCAGTTACATATTATGGCTGAGCCTTATGGGTTGAGTCGTTTTAATGCAACCTTGATATTTTTATGTTACTCAAGCGGCACTTTTGCGTCTTATTTGTCAGCTAAGTGGATTATGCGATACGGTTCTATGCCATTATTTAGAGTGGCATTATGCTTAATGGTTGCCGGTACTTCATTGACCTTAGTCGATACACTGGCTGCCATTGTGATTGGCTTTTTGATCAGTGCTTGTGGATTTTTTCTAACTCATAGCTGCTGCAATTCGTTTGTTGCCATTCGTGCAACCAGCCATCGAGCTAAGGCTACGTCACTTTATTTATGCTGTTATTACCTTGGGGCCTCATTAGGCGGACCTTATTTAATGTTGTTTTGGCATAAAGCAGAATGGAATGGGGTGGTAGTGGGTTCTATGACGCTTTTGGCATTGCTACTAGTCGCAATTTGGCGTTTAGGAATACATCAACAGCATGCTGCTGATGTATCTATCGCCGATTAA
- a CDS encoding 1,4-dihydroxy-2-naphthoate polyprenyltransferase, translating to MQSWFMAIRPRTLPAAIGPLLIGNMLAIGLEQFSLLIAFTSMLCAVLLQISVNLANDYFDFKNGIDTEERIGPIRVTQSGILAPSSVRNAMISCLITSLLVGSLLIVHGGWPIAILAVASILGALCYSGGPYPLASHGLGEIAAFVFFGLVAVVGSYYLQAGTTTMTAWLLGCAIGFFNAAIMLVNNTRDISTDTKAGKNTLAVRIGEAQAKVLYQSFVYLPFGIIIAGFLLGALEGLPVLLSGASLIIARNLSREFHNNSGEALNPILGQTAKLTMIFSVLFSVGLYFSLS from the coding sequence ATGCAATCATGGTTTATGGCTATCCGACCTCGTACGCTACCAGCGGCAATTGGTCCATTATTAATTGGCAACATGCTGGCCATTGGGCTCGAACAATTTAGCTTACTTATTGCCTTCACATCAATGTTATGTGCGGTATTATTACAAATTTCAGTTAACCTCGCGAACGACTACTTTGACTTTAAAAATGGTATAGACACTGAAGAACGTATCGGTCCTATTAGAGTCACCCAAAGTGGTATTCTAGCCCCCTCATCAGTTCGAAATGCCATGATTAGCTGCCTGATCACATCATTACTAGTCGGTTCGTTATTGATAGTGCACGGTGGCTGGCCTATTGCGATTCTCGCAGTCGCCTCTATTTTAGGCGCGTTATGTTATAGCGGAGGCCCCTACCCACTGGCATCACATGGATTAGGTGAAATAGCTGCATTTGTATTTTTCGGTTTGGTAGCCGTTGTTGGCAGTTACTATTTACAAGCAGGAACCACCACCATGACCGCGTGGTTACTCGGTTGCGCCATTGGCTTTTTTAATGCGGCTATCATGCTGGTCAATAATACTAGAGATATTTCAACTGATACTAAAGCCGGTAAAAACACGCTTGCAGTGAGGATTGGTGAAGCGCAAGCTAAAGTGCTATATCAAAGCTTTGTCTACTTACCCTTTGGTATCATTATTGCCGGATTTTTACTCGGAGCCCTCGAAGGTTTACCCGTATTATTATCGGGAGCCTCGTTAATTATTGCGCGTAATCTCAGCCGCGAATTTCACAACAACAGCGGTGAAGCATTAAACCCAATACTTGGGCAAACAGCAAAATTAACGATGATTTTCAGTGTACTGTTCAGTGTTGGCCTGTATTTTTCGCTTAGTTAA
- a CDS encoding YbaY family lipoprotein: protein MILFNKGIQFALVVLIAMMLNGCVTVEPEKPVIVNGYAGYAEKIALPQGCKINIALIDFNTPGAIISQKNFDIARAPVPFKFTLPANLINSGVDYGVVAMITYQGNAIFQTYDKFRVINNGQFTTQVLMKRVK from the coding sequence ATGATTTTATTTAACAAAGGGATTCAATTCGCGCTAGTGGTTTTGATTGCCATGATGCTCAATGGTTGTGTGACAGTTGAGCCTGAAAAACCGGTAATCGTGAACGGTTATGCCGGATATGCCGAAAAGATTGCTTTGCCACAGGGGTGTAAGATCAATATTGCCTTGATTGATTTTAATACTCCAGGTGCGATTATTTCTCAAAAAAACTTTGATATTGCCAGAGCGCCTGTTCCATTTAAATTTACTTTGCCTGCCAACCTCATTAACAGTGGAGTCGATTATGGTGTGGTGGCAATGATCACCTATCAAGGCAATGCAATTTTTCAAACTTATGATAAGTTTCGTGTGATCAATAACGGTCAATTTACCACTCAAGTGTTAATGAAACGCGTTAAATAG
- the tesB gene encoding acyl-CoA thioesterase II codes for MSQVLNDLLSLLSLEKIELGLFRGQSQDLGFGHVFGGQVMGQALSAAKQTVSEDRHVHSLHSYFLRAGDEKLPIIYDVENMRDGGSFSARRVKAIQKGRPIFYMTCSFQSVEQGFEHQDVMPDVPGPEGLLNQQELAMTMRDKVPAQMLEKFMADSPIEMRLVNPLHPITPNATEPKRYVWLRANGQIPSDHSIQEYLLAYASDFNFLATATQPHGVSFLTPGMRMATIDHAMWFHRPFNMSEWLLYCIDSPNAGGGRGFVKGQFFDQQGRLVASATQEGLLRMTK; via the coding sequence ATGAGTCAGGTATTAAACGATTTACTGTCATTATTGTCACTTGAGAAGATTGAGCTAGGTTTGTTTCGTGGTCAGAGCCAAGATTTAGGCTTTGGGCATGTGTTTGGTGGCCAAGTGATGGGACAAGCGTTAAGTGCTGCAAAACAAACGGTGAGCGAAGACCGTCATGTACATTCATTACATTCATATTTCTTACGTGCCGGTGATGAAAAGTTACCGATAATTTATGATGTTGAAAATATGCGTGATGGTGGTAGTTTTAGTGCCCGCAGAGTAAAGGCTATTCAGAAAGGGCGACCGATTTTTTACATGACCTGTTCATTTCAAAGTGTTGAACAAGGCTTTGAGCATCAAGATGTGATGCCGGATGTCCCGGGACCTGAAGGTTTATTAAATCAGCAAGAACTTGCAATGACAATGCGTGATAAAGTACCTGCGCAAATGCTCGAAAAGTTTATGGCTGATTCTCCGATTGAAATGCGCTTAGTTAATCCTCTACATCCCATTACACCAAATGCGACAGAGCCTAAACGCTATGTATGGTTACGTGCCAATGGACAAATACCTTCGGATCATAGTATTCAAGAATATTTACTGGCTTACGCATCGGATTTCAACTTTCTAGCCACAGCTACTCAGCCACACGGGGTGTCTTTTTTAACACCAGGTATGCGCATGGCCACTATTGATCATGCTATGTGGTTTCATCGCCCATTTAATATGAGCGAATGGCTACTTTATTGTATTGATAGTCCTAATGCTGGCGGTGGACGTGGGTTTGTTAAAGGACAGTTTTTCGATCAGCAAGGACGTCTTGTGGCTTCTGCCACACAAGAAGGTTTACTCAGAATGACCAAGTAG
- the gndA gene encoding NADP-dependent phosphogluconate dehydrogenase has translation MNNHTQQSHVGVIGLGVMGKNLALNIADNGYHVAVFDLDTPKVNAAVAQEQSERKANTAPRMSPCNNLTEMLAKLVEPRVIVLSVPAGAPVDGVCKSLIEAGIEANDIVIDTGNSLWTDTVDREAHYKGQFIFFSSAVSGGEVGARFGPSLMPSGDEKAWHYVEPIWKAIAAKVDPATGLPIERFEPGNPVTEGEPCTTYIGPAGSGHYVKMVHNGIEYADMQLICEAYQLLSDGLGLSANEISTIFNGWNKGILNSYLMGISAEVLQQADPLTGKPLVEMILDKAGQKGTGLWTAVSSLQIGCPAPTIAEAVYARAVSTQKNLRMQLSSKLAGPAPISFSEADKAEFIANLEDALYCAKVCCYAQGFQLMAMAAKEQSWSLDFAEIAKIWRAGCIIRATFLQSITQAYQEDANLANLLMADIFSQTLSQKHLNWRKTVAASVMQGIPAPCISSAIAYYDSYRCEMLPANLLQGQRDFFGSHTFERTDKPAGEKYHLDWSAKERTLSKV, from the coding sequence ATGAATAACCACACCCAACAATCTCACGTCGGCGTTATCGGCCTCGGTGTGATGGGCAAGAATCTCGCATTAAACATTGCTGACAATGGCTACCATGTCGCTGTTTTCGATTTAGATACTCCAAAAGTCAATGCTGCTGTGGCTCAAGAACAAAGTGAGCGCAAAGCAAATACCGCCCCCCGCATGTCCCCATGTAACAATCTTACAGAAATGCTGGCCAAATTAGTTGAACCTCGAGTGATCGTGTTATCTGTGCCTGCAGGCGCACCAGTTGATGGTGTGTGTAAATCGTTAATTGAAGCAGGTATTGAAGCTAACGACATTGTTATTGATACAGGCAATAGCTTGTGGACCGATACCGTTGATCGTGAAGCTCACTATAAAGGCCAGTTTATTTTCTTTAGCTCGGCGGTTTCTGGTGGTGAAGTGGGTGCACGTTTTGGACCATCGTTAATGCCAAGTGGTGACGAAAAGGCTTGGCATTATGTTGAGCCTATTTGGAAAGCTATTGCGGCTAAAGTTGATCCAGCAACAGGTTTACCGATTGAGCGTTTTGAGCCTGGTAATCCGGTCACTGAAGGTGAGCCGTGTACGACCTATATTGGTCCTGCGGGTTCTGGTCATTACGTTAAAATGGTTCATAACGGTATTGAATATGCAGATATGCAGCTTATTTGCGAAGCATATCAATTACTCAGTGACGGTTTAGGCCTATCTGCCAATGAAATCAGTACCATATTCAATGGTTGGAATAAAGGTATTCTTAACAGCTACCTTATGGGCATTAGTGCTGAAGTCTTGCAACAAGCCGATCCGTTAACGGGCAAACCTTTAGTTGAAATGATTTTGGATAAAGCGGGCCAAAAAGGCACTGGTTTATGGACGGCAGTGAGCAGCTTACAAATTGGTTGCCCGGCGCCTACCATCGCTGAAGCTGTTTATGCGCGTGCTGTGAGCACCCAGAAAAACTTGCGCATGCAGTTAAGCTCTAAGCTTGCTGGCCCAGCACCAATCAGCTTTAGTGAAGCTGACAAAGCTGAATTTATTGCTAATCTTGAAGATGCTTTATATTGCGCTAAAGTGTGCTGTTATGCTCAAGGCTTTCAACTGATGGCGATGGCAGCAAAAGAGCAAAGCTGGAGTTTAGATTTTGCTGAAATCGCAAAAATTTGGCGTGCAGGTTGCATTATTCGTGCGACTTTCTTGCAATCAATTACTCAGGCTTATCAAGAAGATGCAAATCTTGCAAACTTATTGATGGCTGATATCTTTAGCCAAACATTGTCGCAAAAACACCTTAACTGGCGTAAAACAGTTGCTGCATCAGTTATGCAAGGTATCCCTGCTCCCTGTATTAGTTCGGCTATTGCCTATTACGACAGTTATCGCTGTGAAATGCTACCTGCTAACTTGTTACAAGGTCAGCGTGACTTTTTTGGTTCGCATACTTTCGAGCGTACGGATAAGCCAGCAGGTGAGAAATATCATTTAGATTGGAGCGCTAAAGAGCGTACTTTATCAAAAGTATAA